Proteins from a single region of Pseudopedobacter saltans DSM 12145:
- the moeB gene encoding HesA/MoeB/ThiF family protein: MNRKELERYSRQIILDEFGLEGQQKLKAAKVLFIGAGGLGCPAMQYLVAAGIGEIGIVDFDHVSLSNLHRQILFTSDDINKLKAEVAAEKLKVLNPHTSFKVYTFKVIEENIADIIGGYDLVVDGSDNFKTRYLINDACVALGKTWVFGSLFKYEGQLSVFNYQQGPTYRDLYPELPEEGAMPNCSEIGVIGVLPGIIGNLMANEVIKIVSGKGEVLTGKLLVYNAMVTQFDVFSFGKKLLKNINLPSKKNQIVEIDKKEIEKSNHPYYLIDVREEWEFEDFNKGGINIPLSHIPEKLDSLSGINNIVCCCSYGGKSRIAAKLIKDKFPEKIVYNIKDGIEEN, translated from the coding sequence ATGAATTTGGTTTGGAGGGACAACAGAAGTTAAAAGCTGCTAAAGTTTTATTTATTGGCGCAGGTGGTTTAGGTTGTCCGGCTATGCAATATTTGGTAGCAGCGGGTATAGGTGAAATAGGCATCGTAGATTTTGACCATGTGTCTTTATCTAATTTGCATCGCCAAATACTTTTTACTAGCGATGATATAAATAAATTGAAAGCTGAAGTTGCTGCTGAAAAGTTGAAGGTACTGAATCCTCATACAAGTTTTAAAGTTTATACGTTTAAAGTTATAGAGGAAAACATTGCTGACATAATTGGTGGATATGACCTGGTAGTAGATGGATCAGACAATTTTAAAACCCGTTATTTAATTAATGATGCTTGTGTTGCTTTGGGTAAAACCTGGGTATTTGGATCTTTATTTAAATACGAAGGACAGCTTTCTGTTTTTAATTATCAGCAGGGGCCAACTTACAGAGATTTATATCCCGAATTGCCAGAGGAAGGAGCTATGCCTAATTGTTCTGAAATTGGAGTTATAGGTGTTTTACCCGGCATTATTGGAAATTTGATGGCTAATGAGGTTATCAAGATAGTTTCTGGAAAAGGTGAGGTTTTGACCGGTAAGTTATTAGTCTATAATGCAATGGTTACACAGTTTGATGTTTTTTCATTTGGAAAAAAACTTCTAAAAAATATAAATTTGCCTTCCAAAAAAAATCAAATAGTGGAAATAGATAAGAAGGAAATAGAGAAATCAAACCACCCATATTATCTGATTGATGTTAGGGAGGAGTGGGAGTTTGAAGATTTTAATAAGGGAGGTATCAATATACCTTTAAGTCATATTCCCGAAAAACTTGACAGTTTATCTGGTATCAATAACATTGTTTGTTGTTGTAGTTACGGCGGTAAAAGCAGGATTGCGGCTAAGTTGATTAAGGATAAATTTCCTGAAAAAATAGTATATAATATTAAGGATGGTATAGAGGAGAACTAA